One region of Streptomyces sp. CG4 genomic DNA includes:
- a CDS encoding aromatase/cyclase: MPSELRTSEHEIKIAAPAADIYRLLAQAENWPQLFPPNIHVDHVERGQREERIRIWATAGDTVKNWTSRRTLNPEALRIAFRQEISSPPVAAMGGTWQIEDLPSGEALVRLGHDFRATDESSLAWLEEIVDRNSRAELESLKALAESKEATDELTCSFEDTVQVMGEAQDVYDFIYEANLWTDRLPHVVTVRLDQPAPGLQALEMETLSKDGSTHTTKSYRVGLAPHRIVYKQITLPALITLHTGRWTFTPTDDGVEASSQHTFTVNTAAITKVLGEQSTVQDAIEYVRAALSTNSMTTLTLAKAHAEGLARAGRP, encoded by the coding sequence ATGCCGTCCGAACTGCGCACGTCCGAACACGAGATCAAGATCGCGGCGCCCGCCGCGGACATCTACCGGCTGCTGGCACAGGCGGAGAACTGGCCCCAGCTGTTTCCGCCGAACATCCACGTCGACCATGTGGAGCGTGGTCAGCGCGAGGAACGTATCCGTATCTGGGCGACGGCCGGCGACACCGTCAAGAACTGGACCTCGCGGCGCACTCTGAACCCGGAAGCGTTACGTATCGCCTTCCGCCAGGAAATCAGTTCGCCCCCCGTCGCCGCAATGGGGGGGACCTGGCAGATCGAGGATCTGCCGTCCGGAGAGGCACTGGTGCGCCTCGGCCACGACTTCCGGGCCACCGACGAGAGCAGTCTGGCCTGGCTCGAAGAGATCGTGGACCGTAACTCCCGTGCCGAGCTGGAGTCCCTCAAGGCACTCGCCGAGTCGAAGGAGGCGACTGACGAACTGACGTGCTCCTTCGAGGACACGGTGCAGGTCATGGGCGAAGCCCAGGATGTCTACGACTTCATCTACGAAGCGAACCTGTGGACCGACCGGCTGCCCCATGTGGTCACGGTGCGCCTCGACCAGCCTGCGCCGGGGCTCCAGGCCTTGGAGATGGAGACGTTGTCCAAGGACGGCAGCACACACACCACGAAGTCGTACCGCGTGGGACTCGCACCCCATCGGATCGTCTACAAGCAGATCACACTGCCGGCGCTGATCACCTTGCACACGGGTCGCTGGACCTTCACGCCGACCGACGACGGAGTCGAGGCGTCCTCGCAGCACACTTTCACGGTCAACACAGCCGCCATCACGAAGGTGTTGGGAGAGCAGTCGACCGTGCAGGACGCGATCGAGTACGTGCGCGCCGCGCTCAGCACCAACAGCATGACGACGCTCACCCTCGCCAAGGCACACGCGGAAGGTCTCGCCAGGGCAGGCCGGCCATGA
- a CDS encoding alpha/beta hydrolase, giving the protein MTTAPPAPPPERVVDQRHITLDADGITLSARLAQPVHVPPRATIVALHGAGMSSAYFDGPAHPETSLLAVAAKLGFAVVAVDRPGYGASAEQLPYGQGIVEQAATLTVALRSLSAHCEAGAGIFLMAHSFGSKPALLMAADGTVPGLFGLDVSGCGDEYVVSPSAPGTRAGSWKLNWGPLRLYPPGTFQSSIGIVAPAPRHELDDVAHWPDVFAALAGRIRVPVRFTFAEHEAWWRRDQSALARLRNRLGAAPRVLIDHQPDAGHNISLGWTARAYHLRVLGFAEECLRQQATGRGQRR; this is encoded by the coding sequence ATGACAACGGCACCCCCCGCCCCGCCTCCGGAACGGGTGGTCGACCAACGGCACATCACCCTGGACGCGGACGGCATCACGTTGTCCGCCCGCCTCGCCCAGCCGGTACACGTCCCGCCGAGGGCGACGATCGTCGCCCTGCACGGGGCCGGGATGAGCTCGGCGTACTTCGACGGACCGGCCCACCCGGAGACTTCGCTGTTGGCGGTCGCCGCAAAACTGGGCTTCGCGGTTGTGGCCGTCGACCGGCCCGGATACGGGGCCTCGGCCGAGCAACTCCCTTACGGGCAAGGGATCGTGGAGCAGGCCGCCACCTTGACCGTGGCGTTGCGCAGCCTGTCGGCGCACTGCGAGGCAGGCGCGGGGATCTTCCTCATGGCCCACTCCTTCGGAAGCAAGCCCGCGCTGCTGATGGCGGCGGACGGTACGGTTCCCGGGCTGTTTGGCCTCGACGTGTCCGGTTGCGGTGACGAATATGTGGTCTCGCCCTCCGCGCCGGGTACGCGGGCCGGGAGCTGGAAGCTCAACTGGGGGCCCCTGAGGCTGTATCCGCCGGGAACATTCCAGTCCAGCATTGGTATTGTCGCGCCGGCGCCGCGGCATGAACTCGACGACGTCGCGCACTGGCCCGATGTGTTCGCCGCGCTGGCGGGCCGTATCCGCGTTCCCGTCCGGTTCACCTTCGCCGAACACGAGGCATGGTGGCGCCGGGACCAGTCGGCACTCGCCCGGCTGCGTAACCGACTGGGAGCGGCGCCCCGGGTGCTGATCGACCACCAGCCCGACGCGGGCCACAACATCAGCCTCGGCTGGACGGCCCGGGCCTACCACCTGCGGGTCCTCGGCTTCGCGGAGGAGTGCCTGCGTCAGCAGGCGACCGGGAGGGGGCAGCGGAGATGA
- a CDS encoding 4'-phosphopantetheinyl transferase superfamily protein: MHRSTDRTRSVMARWLALRAASQVLGTPWTGLQLRRHRQGLPYVVARPHLSVSMAHSGRYAMAAVALGGRVGVDVEEISRVAALPDSAFLTPAEISALPPARQGGEPRAMLWVLKEAATKLTGEGLRAGMKQIGFRWRSGARGLCAARTTYTTGEFTVCRLPGGYVCAVGMSAGTPPSTPLFLAAGHRPWLETERSDFSMQLMSRRPVHENSGPEPDGTTDGGGPAMAPRVEPDLDEAEPHIWLSVN, from the coding sequence ATGCACCGTTCCACCGACCGGACACGTTCTGTGATGGCCCGGTGGCTCGCCCTCCGGGCCGCTTCCCAGGTGCTCGGAACACCGTGGACCGGCCTCCAGCTCAGGCGGCATCGCCAAGGGCTCCCCTATGTCGTGGCGCGGCCGCACCTGTCCGTCAGCATGGCGCACAGCGGACGCTACGCGATGGCGGCCGTGGCGCTCGGCGGGCGAGTGGGCGTGGACGTGGAGGAGATCTCCCGGGTAGCCGCGCTGCCGGACAGTGCCTTCCTCACCCCTGCGGAGATCTCCGCCCTGCCTCCAGCGCGGCAAGGAGGGGAGCCCAGGGCAATGCTGTGGGTGCTGAAGGAAGCCGCGACGAAACTGACCGGCGAGGGACTGCGCGCGGGCATGAAGCAGATCGGGTTTCGCTGGCGGAGTGGAGCGCGGGGGCTGTGTGCCGCCCGAACCACCTACACCACCGGTGAATTCACGGTCTGCCGTCTTCCCGGCGGTTATGTCTGTGCGGTGGGGATGTCGGCGGGCACACCGCCTTCGACCCCATTGTTCCTCGCCGCCGGTCACCGACCATGGCTGGAAACAGAGAGGAGCGACTTCTCCATGCAACTCATGTCCAGGCGGCCCGTCCACGAGAACAGCGGCCCGGAGCCCGACGGCACGACCGACGGGGGCGGCCCCGCCATGGCACCTCGGGTGGAACCGGACCTGGATGAGGCCGAACCGCACATCTGGCTCAGCGTCAATTGA
- a CDS encoding Ku protein, which translates to MRHVRSIWNGAISFGLVSIPIKLVNATESHSISFRQIHTEDNGRIRYRKVCELEDREVTQTEIGKGYEDADGTIIPITDEDLSHLPIPTARTIEIVAFVPADRIDPLQMDAAYYLAASGVPAAKPYVLLREALKRNNKVAIAKYALRGRERLGMLRVVGDAIAMHGLLWPDEVRAPEGVAPDTDVTIRDKELDLADALMDTLGEVDLEDLHDEYRAALEEVIAAKASGEAPPEAPAPAAGGKVLDLMAALENSVRAARESRESPPGAEAEVRPLPRKKKPATASTPAAKKTAAAKKTAAAKKSTAKKTAAKKTTSRKRSA; encoded by the coding sequence GTGCGGCACGTGCGATCCATATGGAACGGCGCCATCTCCTTCGGTCTCGTCAGCATCCCGATCAAGCTGGTGAACGCCACGGAGAGCCACTCGATCTCCTTCCGCCAGATCCACACCGAGGACAACGGCCGCATCCGCTACCGCAAGGTGTGCGAACTGGAGGACCGCGAGGTCACCCAGACCGAGATCGGCAAGGGGTACGAGGACGCGGACGGCACGATCATCCCGATCACCGACGAGGATCTCTCCCACCTGCCCATCCCCACGGCGCGCACGATCGAGATCGTGGCCTTCGTCCCGGCCGACCGGATCGACCCGCTCCAGATGGACGCGGCGTACTACCTGGCCGCCAGCGGCGTGCCCGCCGCCAAGCCGTACGTCCTCCTGCGCGAGGCCCTCAAGCGCAACAACAAGGTCGCCATCGCCAAGTACGCGCTGCGCGGCCGGGAACGGCTCGGCATGCTGCGGGTGGTCGGCGACGCCATCGCCATGCACGGCCTGCTCTGGCCGGACGAGGTCCGCGCCCCCGAAGGCGTCGCCCCCGACACGGACGTCACCATCCGGGACAAGGAACTCGACCTGGCGGACGCCCTGATGGACACGCTCGGCGAGGTCGACCTGGAGGATCTGCACGACGAGTACCGGGCGGCGCTGGAGGAGGTCATCGCCGCGAAGGCCTCCGGCGAGGCACCACCGGAGGCCCCCGCACCGGCCGCCGGGGGCAAGGTCCTGGACCTGATGGCGGCCCTGGAGAACAGCGTCCGCGCGGCCCGAGAGTCCCGCGAATCGCCGCCCGGCGCCGAGGCCGAGGTCAGACCGTTGCCCCGCAAGAAGAAGCCGGCGACCGCGTCCACCCCTGCGGCCAAGAAGACGGCCGCGGCGAAGAAGACCGCAGCGGCGAAGAAGTCGACGGCGAAGAAGACCGCGGCGAAGAAGACCACGTCCCGCAAGCGGTCGGCTTGA
- the ligD gene encoding non-homologous end-joining DNA ligase: MTPITEVEGRRVALSNLEKVLYPETGFTKAELVHYYATSADVLLPHLRDRAVSFLRYPDGPEGQVFFTKNVPPGTPEWVTTAEVPRSEGPARMVVVQDLPSLVWAANLVTEFHTHQWLVQDPGQADRLVFDLDPGAPAHIVHCCEVALWLRERLARDGITAYPKTAGSKGLHLLAAVRGGSPERASEYAKALAVEAERAMPRLVVHRMTKSLRPGKVFVDWSQNAARKTTATPYTLRARPVPLVSAPVTWEEVAECRSPAQLEFLADDVAPRVQRYGDLLGGLLDPGSAGSLPLP, from the coding sequence ATGACGCCTATCACAGAGGTGGAGGGGCGGCGGGTCGCGCTCAGCAACCTGGAGAAGGTGCTGTATCCGGAGACCGGCTTCACCAAGGCGGAGCTGGTGCACTACTACGCGACCAGCGCCGATGTACTGCTGCCGCATCTGCGCGACCGGGCCGTGTCCTTCCTGCGCTATCCGGACGGCCCGGAGGGCCAGGTCTTCTTCACCAAGAACGTGCCGCCGGGTACGCCCGAGTGGGTCACCACCGCCGAGGTGCCGCGCTCGGAGGGGCCGGCGCGGATGGTCGTCGTACAGGATCTGCCGAGCCTCGTCTGGGCGGCGAATCTCGTGACCGAGTTCCATACGCATCAGTGGCTCGTACAGGACCCCGGCCAGGCCGACCGGCTGGTTTTCGACCTCGATCCGGGGGCGCCCGCGCACATCGTGCACTGCTGCGAGGTGGCCCTGTGGCTGCGCGAGCGGCTCGCGCGGGACGGCATCACGGCGTACCCGAAGACGGCCGGGTCGAAGGGGCTGCATCTGCTGGCGGCGGTGCGCGGAGGTTCACCCGAACGGGCGAGTGAGTACGCGAAGGCGCTCGCCGTGGAGGCGGAGCGCGCGATGCCGCGGCTGGTGGTGCACCGGATGACGAAGAGCCTGCGGCCGGGGAAGGTGTTCGTCGACTGGAGCCAGAACGCCGCGCGCAAGACCACCGCCACGCCGTACACGCTGCGCGCCCGCCCGGTTCCGCTGGTGTCCGCGCCGGTGACCTGGGAGGAGGTGGCGGAGTGCCGGAGCCCGGCGCAGCTGGAGTTTCTGGCCGACGACGTCGCTCCGCGGGTTCAGCGGTACGGGGATCTTCTGGGCGGGTTGCTGGATCCGGGGTCGGCCGGCTCGCTGCCCTTGCCCTGA